From the Maioricimonas rarisocia genome, one window contains:
- a CDS encoding tetratricopeptide repeat protein — protein MAEANAWVIETNTGNFDRDVMERSDSVPVVVDFWAQWCGPCRMLGPVLEQLAAEYDGKFVLAKVESDANPQLAAAFGVQSIPFVVAVSDRKIIDQFAGALPEPQIRAWLDGILPSEAEQLVAKAAGQEENAPAEAEATLRQALELESDHSGARIALARVLLKLNRYDESAAILDELEQRGFLEPEAQKVKSALQVESIAEQTGGVDAARAAAEENPDDLELRIRLADALAAEGEYQEALDLCLSVIQQDRSGAGVPARDTMLNVINLLGSSSDLAGEYRRKLASALY, from the coding sequence ATGGCTGAAGCAAACGCCTGGGTAATCGAGACGAACACCGGGAACTTCGATCGCGACGTCATGGAACGCTCCGACAGCGTTCCCGTCGTCGTCGATTTCTGGGCTCAATGGTGCGGTCCCTGTCGAATGCTCGGGCCGGTCCTCGAGCAGCTTGCCGCCGAGTACGACGGCAAGTTTGTGCTGGCGAAGGTCGAGTCCGACGCGAATCCGCAACTGGCCGCCGCCTTTGGCGTCCAGTCGATCCCGTTTGTGGTCGCAGTCTCGGACCGGAAGATCATCGACCAGTTCGCCGGTGCCCTGCCGGAACCGCAGATTCGTGCCTGGCTCGACGGCATCCTTCCTTCGGAAGCGGAACAGCTCGTCGCCAAGGCGGCCGGACAGGAAGAGAATGCCCCTGCCGAGGCCGAAGCGACGCTCCGCCAGGCGCTCGAACTCGAGTCCGACCATTCCGGTGCCCGCATCGCTTTGGCACGAGTATTGCTCAAGCTAAATCGGTATGACGAGTCAGCAGCGATCCTCGACGAACTGGAGCAGAGGGGATTCCTCGAGCCGGAGGCGCAGAAGGTCAAATCGGCACTCCAGGTCGAATCGATTGCCGAGCAGACCGGCGGTGTCGATGCCGCACGCGCCGCGGCTGAGGAGAACCCCGACGACCTCGAGCTTCGGATCCGACTCGCCGACGCCCTGGCGGCCGAAGGAGAGTACCAGGAGGCGCTCGACCTCTGCCTGTCCGTCATCCAGCAGGACCGCAGCGGTGCCGGAGTGCCGGCCCGCGACACGATGCTCAACGTCATCAACCTGCTGGGCAGCAGCTCCGACCTGGCGGGAGAGTATCGCCGCAAACTCGCCTCGGCATTGTATTAA
- a CDS encoding KpsF/GutQ family sugar-phosphate isomerase, which yields MSAAERLPSWSPFEQLREGRDIIRLEAEALNDIAKRLDAEFCTAVEMIAGCRGSVIVCGMGKAGLIGQKITATLSSTGTRAHFLHPAEAVHGDLGCLHSDDVLLAFSNSGETEELVQILPTLDRLGVPTIAVTSTDRNTLAEHAAVTIRYGQVQEACPWGLAPSTSTTAMLAIGDALALVVSRMNGFTPQQFAVFHPAGSLGRRLKTVAEIMRPLDQLRVSPQTATVREVFTGMALPGRRSGASILVDEQGRLQGLFTDSDLARLLERRQDQLFDRPISEVMTRQPLCIKSDETFAQVVDLLSERKISELPVVDSAQRPVGMIDITDVIGWLPATQGQ from the coding sequence ATGTCAGCAGCGGAACGCCTCCCTTCGTGGTCCCCATTCGAGCAGCTTCGTGAAGGTCGGGACATCATCCGGCTCGAAGCCGAAGCCCTCAACGACATCGCAAAGCGTTTGGACGCCGAATTTTGCACGGCCGTCGAGATGATCGCTGGCTGTCGCGGCAGCGTCATCGTCTGCGGTATGGGCAAGGCGGGGCTGATCGGCCAGAAGATCACGGCGACGCTTTCCTCGACGGGCACACGTGCCCATTTCCTCCATCCTGCCGAGGCGGTGCACGGCGACCTGGGTTGCCTGCATAGCGACGACGTCCTGCTGGCGTTCTCCAACAGCGGCGAAACCGAGGAACTCGTGCAGATTCTGCCGACGCTCGATCGCCTGGGCGTCCCCACAATTGCCGTCACGTCGACCGACCGCAATACCCTCGCCGAGCATGCCGCCGTCACCATCCGCTATGGCCAGGTGCAGGAAGCCTGCCCGTGGGGTCTGGCACCGTCGACGAGTACGACCGCGATGCTCGCGATTGGAGACGCGCTCGCACTGGTCGTGAGCCGAATGAATGGATTCACGCCGCAGCAGTTTGCCGTCTTCCACCCGGCCGGCAGCCTGGGGCGCCGATTGAAAACCGTCGCCGAGATCATGCGTCCGCTCGATCAGCTCCGGGTCTCGCCCCAGACCGCCACCGTGCGGGAGGTCTTCACCGGCATGGCACTTCCCGGACGCCGCAGTGGTGCCTCGATCCTCGTCGACGAGCAGGGCCGCCTGCAGGGCCTGTTCACCGACAGCGACCTGGCCCGGTTGCTGGAGCGACGACAGGACCAGTTGTTCGATCGTCCGATTTCGGAAGTCATGACGCGTCAGCCGCTCTGCATCAAGTCGGACGAGACGTTCGCCCAGGTGGTCGACCTGCTCAGCGAACGGAAGATCAGTGAACTGCCGGTCGTCGATAGTGCACAACGGCCCGTCGGCATGATCGACATCACGGACGTGATCGGCTGGCTTCCGGCCACGCAGGGACAGTAG
- a CDS encoding DUF1549 and DUF1553 domain-containing protein encodes MNLDALQHQVEGMFMTKAFLTTIASLAVVAACTPGMLRADDTLAPASTRFQSADTEETPDFQRHLVPLMGKLGCNGRACHGSFQGQGGFQLSLFGYDFEMDHENLLDRIDTDAPAESYALHKPTLQEPHEGGKRMAVDSWEYNLFLSWIRGGAAPRSEEAATLTTLEVTPREIRFSEAGQTQQLKAIAVWSDGTREDVTCLSRFQSNDTAICEITDKGEVTAGESGDTHVVVFYDNAVVPIPVLKPVSDRTGENYPQIATTTPIDEFVVGKLSKLGIIPSEVCSDEEFLRRVSLDLAGTLPTAGDVRAFLSDQSPDKRARKVEELLATPAYAAWWTTKLCDWTGNSDQQLNNINPARGNTASRDWYDWIHKRVSENVPYDKLVEGIVVANSRRPGESYREYCERQSRMLRDDATEAYADDQGLTYFWGRRNFRATEDRAIGFAYTFMGTRIQCAQCHKHPFDVWTQKDFQQFEQFFTRINFARNGSDRDEYKAILEELGVDKLRGGQQRRAIADAAKEGKTVPFPELVVQSPRISAAQRKKAEALRAKGKDVKLPGDFARLLGGESINLAEIEDPRTALMDWLRHDSKQLFAKAFVNRVWANYFNRGIVEPTDDLSLANPPCNQELLDYLARGFVENGYDMHWLHREICLSDTYQRSWQPNETNLHDERNFSRAVPRRLPAEVAIDALAIATVSDEKAARFLEEIDRRSLGLPGVPRNRSNGAYYALSVFGRSTRESNCDCDRSSEASLLQTVFVRNDETVHELIDRRDGWITQLARGSSSKSANRREDSRKADAIRQRMERIEQALNRARKQGNEKQIGLATRQLKGLRKQLAELEPQKSANVDLDVASVVDEAYLRTLSRLPNEDERAIASEFVASSENPIAGARGLLWTLINTKEFLVNH; translated from the coding sequence TTGAACCTTGACGCTCTGCAGCATCAGGTGGAAGGCATGTTCATGACCAAAGCGTTTCTGACGACGATCGCGAGTCTGGCCGTCGTGGCCGCCTGCACTCCGGGCATGCTTCGCGCCGACGACACCCTGGCCCCGGCAAGTACCCGGTTCCAGAGTGCCGACACCGAAGAAACGCCCGATTTCCAGCGTCATCTCGTGCCGCTGATGGGCAAACTCGGCTGTAACGGCCGTGCCTGCCACGGTTCGTTCCAGGGGCAGGGGGGCTTTCAGCTCTCGCTGTTCGGCTACGACTTCGAGATGGACCACGAGAACCTGCTCGATCGCATCGACACCGACGCGCCCGCCGAGAGCTACGCCCTGCACAAGCCGACGCTGCAGGAGCCGCACGAAGGTGGCAAGCGGATGGCTGTCGACAGCTGGGAATACAACCTGTTCCTCAGCTGGATTCGCGGCGGTGCCGCTCCCCGTTCCGAAGAGGCCGCGACACTCACCACTCTCGAAGTGACGCCCCGCGAGATCCGCTTCAGCGAAGCCGGCCAGACGCAGCAGCTCAAGGCAATCGCCGTCTGGAGTGACGGCACCCGCGAAGACGTCACCTGCCTGAGCCGTTTCCAGAGCAACGACACCGCCATCTGCGAGATCACCGACAAAGGTGAAGTGACCGCAGGCGAATCGGGAGATACGCACGTCGTCGTCTTCTACGACAATGCCGTCGTCCCGATTCCGGTTCTCAAACCCGTCTCGGACCGGACCGGCGAAAACTACCCGCAGATCGCCACAACGACTCCGATTGACGAGTTCGTCGTCGGCAAGCTGAGCAAGCTCGGCATCATCCCCTCGGAAGTCTGCAGCGACGAAGAGTTCCTGCGCCGGGTCAGTCTTGATCTGGCCGGTACGCTCCCGACCGCGGGCGACGTGCGGGCCTTTCTCTCCGACCAGTCCCCCGACAAGCGGGCCCGCAAGGTCGAGGAACTTCTCGCAACGCCCGCGTACGCCGCCTGGTGGACCACCAAACTGTGCGACTGGACAGGGAACAGCGACCAGCAGCTCAACAACATCAACCCGGCCCGCGGTAACACTGCCAGCCGGGACTGGTACGACTGGATCCACAAACGGGTCTCGGAAAACGTTCCTTACGACAAACTCGTCGAAGGAATTGTGGTCGCCAACAGCCGTCGCCCGGGCGAATCGTACCGCGAGTACTGCGAGCGACAGAGTCGGATGCTGAGGGACGATGCGACCGAAGCGTACGCCGACGACCAGGGACTGACCTACTTCTGGGGGCGACGGAACTTCCGCGCAACGGAGGACCGGGCCATCGGCTTCGCGTACACGTTCATGGGAACGCGCATCCAGTGTGCCCAGTGCCACAAGCACCCCTTCGACGTCTGGACGCAGAAGGATTTCCAGCAGTTCGAACAGTTCTTCACCCGCATCAACTTTGCCCGCAACGGCAGTGACCGGGACGAGTACAAGGCGATCCTCGAAGAACTGGGCGTCGACAAACTGCGGGGTGGCCAGCAGCGTCGCGCCATCGCCGACGCCGCGAAGGAAGGCAAGACCGTTCCCTTCCCGGAACTCGTCGTGCAGTCGCCCCGGATCTCCGCCGCCCAGCGGAAGAAGGCCGAAGCGCTGCGGGCAAAAGGGAAGGACGTGAAGCTTCCCGGTGACTTCGCCCGGCTGCTCGGTGGCGAATCCATCAACCTCGCCGAGATCGAAGATCCCCGGACCGCCCTGATGGACTGGCTGCGGCACGACTCGAAGCAGCTGTTCGCCAAGGCGTTTGTCAATCGCGTCTGGGCGAACTACTTCAACCGGGGCATCGTCGAACCAACCGACGATCTCTCGCTGGCCAATCCGCCCTGCAACCAGGAACTGCTCGACTACCTCGCCCGCGGCTTCGTGGAAAACGGGTACGACATGCACTGGCTGCATCGCGAGATCTGCCTGAGCGACACGTACCAGCGTTCCTGGCAACCGAACGAAACGAACCTGCATGACGAGCGCAACTTCAGCCGGGCCGTCCCGCGACGGCTTCCCGCCGAGGTCGCCATCGATGCCCTGGCCATCGCGACCGTCTCCGATGAGAAGGCCGCACGGTTCCTCGAAGAGATCGATCGCCGCTCGCTCGGCCTGCCGGGCGTGCCCCGCAATCGGTCCAATGGAGCCTATTACGCCCTGTCGGTCTTTGGACGGTCGACCCGTGAAAGCAACTGTGATTGCGACCGCTCGTCCGAAGCGAGCCTGCTGCAGACGGTCTTCGTCCGCAACGACGAAACCGTGCACGAACTGATTGATCGCCGGGATGGCTGGATCACGCAGCTCGCCCGCGGCAGTTCGTCGAAGTCTGCCAATCGGCGCGAAGACTCCCGCAAGGCCGACGCCATCCGACAGCGGATGGAACGGATCGAACAGGCACTGAATCGGGCCCGCAAGCAGGGGAACGAGAAGCAGATCGGACTGGCCACGCGGCAGCTGAAGGGTCTTCGCAAGCAGTTGGCGGAACTCGAACCGCAGAAATCGGCCAACGTCGACCTCGACGTCGCCAGTGTCGTCGACGAAGCCTACCTGCGGACGCTCAGCCGTCTCCCGAACGAGGACGAACGGGCCATTGCCTCTGAGTTCGTCGCCTCATCGGAGAATCCGATTGCCGGAGCCCGCGGCCTGCTCTGGACGCTCATCAATACCAAGGAATTCCTGGTGAACCACTAG
- a CDS encoding SDR family oxidoreductase — MGHVLLTGATGLLGRYVMRNLLLADTPMAVLVRPSRRNSPEVRVEAAMRSWEEQLGRSLPRPVVLSGNITEPDFGMSADQIKWAAENCDTLLHNAASLSFVSTGPKSEPWRSNVEGTRHVLNFCAEAGIERLFHVSTAYVCGLRHGKVLESELDVGQEFGNPYEESKLQAEQMVRSAEHIKSLTVFRPGIIVGDSVTGMTTTFHNFYAMLQLTYTLNKQRGDADFSGVVPASTVQFNVDGTERKNLVPVDWVGEAMSQIVLNPALHQETYHLTPRVPVTTRLMRDVLEDVVGFYGVDFYGAGQRQKTTDEAVDLFYEHMQVYNSYWRDDPEFDTSNTQRALPHLPCPHVDYQLLSNLSRAAIDRRFSWRDPAVEKAAPVAT; from the coding sequence ATGGGACACGTGTTGCTTACCGGTGCGACCGGCCTGCTTGGCCGGTACGTGATGAGAAACCTGCTGCTGGCCGACACGCCGATGGCGGTGCTCGTGCGGCCCAGCCGACGGAACAGCCCGGAGGTCCGCGTTGAAGCGGCCATGCGGAGCTGGGAGGAGCAGCTCGGACGCTCGTTGCCCCGTCCGGTTGTGCTCAGCGGGAACATCACCGAGCCGGATTTCGGCATGAGTGCCGACCAGATCAAGTGGGCTGCCGAGAACTGCGACACCCTGCTGCACAACGCGGCCAGCCTCTCCTTCGTCAGTACCGGTCCGAAGAGCGAACCCTGGCGTTCCAACGTCGAAGGGACCCGCCACGTTCTCAACTTCTGTGCCGAGGCGGGCATTGAGCGGCTCTTCCACGTGTCGACCGCCTATGTGTGCGGACTGCGTCACGGCAAGGTGCTCGAGTCGGAGCTGGATGTCGGACAGGAGTTCGGCAATCCCTACGAAGAGAGCAAGCTGCAGGCCGAGCAGATGGTCCGCAGTGCCGAGCACATCAAGTCGCTGACGGTCTTCCGTCCCGGCATCATCGTGGGGGACAGCGTCACCGGAATGACGACGACGTTCCACAACTTCTATGCGATGCTGCAGCTGACCTACACGCTCAACAAGCAGCGCGGCGATGCGGACTTCTCCGGAGTCGTGCCGGCCAGCACCGTCCAGTTCAACGTCGACGGGACCGAGCGCAAGAATCTGGTGCCGGTCGACTGGGTTGGCGAGGCGATGTCGCAGATCGTGCTCAACCCGGCGCTGCACCAGGAGACGTATCACCTGACGCCGCGGGTGCCGGTCACGACGCGCCTGATGCGGGACGTGCTCGAAGACGTCGTTGGCTTCTACGGGGTCGATTTCTACGGAGCCGGCCAGCGTCAGAAGACGACCGACGAAGCGGTCGATCTGTTCTACGAGCACATGCAGGTTTACAACTCGTACTGGCGTGACGATCCGGAGTTCGACACGTCCAATACGCAGCGGGCCCTGCCCCACCTGCCCTGTCCGCACGTCGACTATCAGCTGCTGTCGAACCTGTCGCGGGCAGCGATCGACCGGCGGTTCAGCTGGCGCGATCCGGCCGTCGAGAAGGCGGCTCCCGTCGCCACGTAA
- a CDS encoding Flp family type IVb pilin: protein MKSFANSVKKFLVSEDGPTAVEYAVMLALIVIVCLTAIKAVGTNASDRFNDIKDQLS from the coding sequence ATGAAGAGCTTCGCGAACAGTGTGAAGAAGTTCCTGGTTTCGGAAGATGGCCCCACCGCCGTTGAGTACGCCGTCATGCTGGCGCTGATCGTCATCGTCTGCCTGACCGCCATCAAGGCTGTCGGTACCAACGCTTCGGACCGCTTCAACGACATCAAGGATCAGCTCAGCTAG
- the ettA gene encoding energy-dependent translational throttle protein EttA, protein MAQQYIMTIEDLTRIYDEKTVLENIWLAFYPGAKIGVLGTNGSGKSTLLRIMAGEDKDFMGSVRPAKGIRIGYFPQEPRLNPDKTVQECIDEAVQDSKAVLDRYNEINMRLCEEISPEEMEQLLEEQAKVQDKIDAANLWELDRTLEVACDAMRLPPGDAIVGHLSGGEKRRVALCQLLLGNPDMLLLDEPTNHLDAESVAWLERFLHEFAGTVVAVTHDRYFLDNVAGWILELDRGRGIPYEGNYSSWLEQKEKRLAVEEKRESRRQRMLKQELEWVRLSPKARSTKNKARLQRYEELASQEYDERDDAAQIQIPISQPLGELVVRAENLTKAFGDRLLFEGLDFDLPRGGIVGVIGPNGAGKTTLFRMIMGQEEPTDGTLRIGDSVDLSYVDQSRDSLTGDHTVYEEISGGLDVLEVGKAKIHARAYCGRFNFKGGEQQKFVRDLSGGERNRVHLAKLLRSGGNLILLDEPTNDLDVETLRSLEEGLSSFGGCAVVSSHDRWFLDRIATHILAFEGDSRVVWFEGNYEMYEAQRRERLGAEADRPHRLKYRPLAR, encoded by the coding sequence ATGGCGCAGCAGTACATCATGACCATCGAGGATCTGACTCGTATCTACGACGAGAAGACCGTCCTCGAAAACATCTGGTTGGCGTTCTATCCGGGCGCGAAGATCGGCGTGCTGGGGACCAACGGGTCCGGCAAGAGCACGCTGCTGCGGATTATGGCCGGCGAAGACAAGGACTTCATGGGGTCCGTCCGCCCGGCCAAGGGGATCAGGATCGGCTACTTCCCGCAGGAGCCGCGGCTCAATCCCGACAAGACCGTGCAGGAGTGCATCGACGAGGCGGTGCAGGACTCGAAGGCGGTTCTCGACCGCTACAACGAGATCAACATGCGGCTGTGCGAGGAGATCTCTCCCGAAGAGATGGAGCAGCTGCTCGAAGAACAGGCGAAGGTCCAGGACAAGATCGACGCGGCCAACCTGTGGGAACTGGATCGCACTCTCGAAGTGGCCTGTGACGCCATGCGGCTGCCGCCGGGGGATGCCATCGTCGGCCATCTCTCGGGTGGTGAGAAACGACGGGTTGCGCTGTGTCAGCTGCTGCTGGGCAATCCGGACATGCTGCTGCTGGACGAACCGACGAACCACCTCGATGCCGAATCGGTCGCGTGGCTCGAGCGGTTTCTCCACGAGTTTGCCGGGACGGTCGTTGCCGTCACGCACGATCGGTACTTCCTCGACAATGTGGCGGGCTGGATTCTCGAACTGGATCGCGGTCGCGGCATTCCTTACGAGGGGAACTACTCCTCCTGGCTGGAGCAGAAAGAGAAGCGGCTGGCGGTCGAAGAGAAGCGGGAATCGCGTCGGCAGCGGATGCTCAAGCAGGAGCTGGAATGGGTGCGGCTCTCCCCCAAGGCCCGCTCGACCAAGAACAAGGCCCGACTGCAGCGATACGAAGAGCTCGCTTCGCAGGAATATGACGAACGGGATGATGCCGCCCAGATTCAGATTCCGATCAGCCAGCCGCTGGGCGAACTCGTGGTCCGGGCCGAGAACCTGACGAAGGCATTCGGCGACCGGCTGCTGTTCGAAGGGCTGGACTTCGATCTGCCGCGCGGGGGGATCGTCGGCGTGATCGGCCCCAACGGTGCGGGCAAGACGACACTGTTCCGCATGATCATGGGCCAGGAAGAGCCGACGGACGGGACGCTGCGGATCGGCGATTCGGTCGATCTGTCGTACGTCGACCAGTCGCGCGACTCACTGACCGGTGACCACACGGTCTACGAAGAGATTTCCGGCGGACTCGACGTGCTGGAGGTGGGCAAGGCGAAGATCCACGCCCGTGCCTACTGCGGCCGGTTCAACTTCAAGGGGGGCGAGCAGCAGAAGTTCGTCCGCGATCTTTCGGGTGGTGAGCGGAACCGGGTGCATCTCGCGAAGCTGCTGCGTTCGGGGGGCAACCTCATCCTGCTGGACGAACCGACGAACGACCTGGACGTCGAGACACTCCGTTCGCTCGAAGAAGGTCTTTCGAGCTTCGGCGGATGTGCGGTGGTTTCCTCACACGACCGCTGGTTCCTGGACCGGATCGCCACGCATATCCTGGCGTTCGAGGGGGACAGCCGGGTGGTCTGGTTCGAAGGAAACTACGAGATGTATGAGGCGCAGCGTCGGGAGCGTCTGGGAGCGGAAGCAGACCGCCCGCACCGCCTGAAGTACCGTCCCCTGGCCCGGTAA
- a CDS encoding 3-keto-disaccharide hydrolase — protein sequence MSFLRRCVCLASLLLIMPLASGASAQVELEDGFTSLFNGTDLTGWTVPEGDNGHWKVLDGVIDYDAASEATGDRNLWTEKEYGDFILKLDWRIKETSGTYDVPIVLSDGSYLKDATGTPITIKRLNADSGVYLRGTGRAQMNIWCWPVGSGEVYGYRNNKQMPTDVRAGVTPRINADNPVGEWNTFEIIMVGDRLTVLLNDHLIIENARLPDVPERGRIALQHHGGRNADGTYKPASSLVQFRNIWIKELPTASEDQAAAE from the coding sequence ATGTCCTTCCTGCGACGCTGCGTCTGCCTGGCCTCCCTCCTCCTCATCATGCCCCTCGCATCGGGTGCCTCGGCCCAGGTCGAACTCGAAGACGGCTTCACCTCCCTCTTCAATGGAACCGATCTGACCGGATGGACCGTTCCCGAAGGCGACAACGGCCACTGGAAGGTGCTCGACGGCGTGATTGATTATGACGCCGCCTCCGAGGCGACCGGCGACCGGAACCTCTGGACCGAGAAGGAGTACGGCGACTTCATCCTCAAGCTCGACTGGCGCATCAAGGAGACCAGCGGAACCTATGACGTGCCGATCGTCCTCAGCGACGGCTCCTACCTGAAGGATGCCACCGGCACACCGATCACGATCAAGCGGCTCAATGCTGATTCCGGCGTGTATCTTCGCGGCACCGGCCGGGCGCAGATGAACATCTGGTGCTGGCCGGTCGGCTCCGGCGAAGTGTACGGCTACCGCAACAACAAGCAGATGCCCACCGATGTACGGGCCGGCGTCACCCCCCGTATCAATGCCGACAATCCGGTCGGCGAATGGAACACCTTCGAGATCATCATGGTCGGCGACCGCCTGACCGTTCTGCTCAACGATCACCTGATCATCGAGAATGCCCGGCTGCCCGACGTGCCAGAGCGCGGCCGCATCGCACTGCAGCACCACGGTGGACGCAACGCCGACGGCACCTACAAACCCGCCTCCAGCCTCGTGCAGTTCCGGAATATCTGGATCAAGGAGCTGCCGACGGCCTCCGAAGATCAGGCCGCAGCAGAATAG
- a CDS encoding PilZ domain-containing protein codes for MSADPWSRPTLSDLRTVLEAIGKSEVEHGRAAERLELSVPAEVMTNRGNTISAMTREISRFGIGLLHRGFVSPGEVTVRMASETREFEYRVRIEWCQPCSNGMFISGGRFLGPAEESEDD; via the coding sequence ATGTCAGCCGATCCTTGGAGCCGACCCACCCTGAGTGACTTGCGGACCGTTCTCGAAGCCATCGGCAAGTCCGAGGTCGAGCATGGTCGCGCCGCAGAACGGTTGGAGCTGTCGGTTCCGGCCGAAGTGATGACGAACCGCGGCAATACGATTTCGGCGATGACGCGGGAGATCAGCCGCTTCGGAATCGGGCTGCTGCATCGCGGGTTCGTTTCGCCGGGCGAAGTGACCGTGCGGATGGCCAGCGAGACCCGCGAGTTCGAATACCGCGTGCGGATCGAATGGTGCCAGCCCTGTTCCAACGGCATGTTTATCAGCGGGGGACGATTCCTGGGACCGGCCGAAGAGTCCGAAGACGACTGA
- a CDS encoding A24 family peptidase yields MDWQSLLLDNWPVKLVCAILIVAAWIDGKQLRVPNWITFPMVFAGLAYNSWAGGWTGLGDALFGMVVGLATLLPLYAIGGMGAGDVKLMAGIGAWLGATVTWHAFCVSVVVGALMAIVMVLWRKSWQKHYGNFMMILLEFLTVKNPRELSRIAAERKPQMLLLPYGIPICIGSIAYFMYAGMI; encoded by the coding sequence ATGGATTGGCAAAGTCTTCTCCTCGACAACTGGCCCGTCAAACTGGTCTGCGCGATCCTCATCGTCGCTGCCTGGATCGACGGCAAACAACTTCGCGTCCCCAACTGGATCACCTTTCCCATGGTGTTCGCGGGACTCGCATACAACTCTTGGGCAGGCGGCTGGACCGGACTGGGTGACGCCCTCTTCGGTATGGTCGTGGGCCTGGCCACACTGCTCCCGCTGTACGCCATCGGCGGCATGGGAGCTGGCGACGTCAAACTCATGGCCGGCATCGGCGCCTGGCTGGGAGCAACCGTCACCTGGCACGCCTTCTGCGTTTCCGTCGTCGTCGGCGCCCTCATGGCCATCGTGATGGTCCTGTGGCGGAAGAGCTGGCAGAAACACTACGGCAACTTCATGATGATCCTGCTCGAGTTCCTGACGGTGAAGAACCCTCGCGAACTGTCCCGGATCGCCGCCGAACGCAAACCGCAGATGCTGCTGCTTCCATATGGGATTCCCATCTGCATCGGCTCCATCGCTTACTTCATGTACGCCGGAATGATCTGA
- a CDS encoding DUF1501 domain-containing protein, whose protein sequence is MALHRTCDGLKRRDFLRVGALGVSGVTLGSFLRLSEAGQVAGAAKARSAIFINLPGGPSHMDTFDLKPNASDEYRGEFSPIQTKVPGIEISEHLPRLASAMDKFVILRGVSHTLAAHRLGSEYVNTGNKPLPSLEFPGYGAVVTREMGGPQDLPPFVSIPNSNQRAGYLGVKYAPLHTNSTPQPGRPFSVRGISLEDGLTIEDVEKRNNLLSKLDTTFAGFEKHNQLLDGLDRFSQQAYSMITSKRAREAFDVSKEAPSFAGKFGESPFGQSCLLATRLVEAGTRFVTISTGGWDTHRDNWGRLKERQLPPFDEGLAALLVGLEEKGLLDSTAVYVTGEFGRTPKINQERGGRDHYPRCMFMLMAGGGIQGGRVLGASNENATEPAGDGFSPDDVAASFYHSLGIDHTKEYHTNTGRPVMIVRNGNVIDELFA, encoded by the coding sequence ATGGCACTTCATCGAACCTGTGATGGACTGAAGCGGCGAGACTTCCTCCGCGTCGGTGCCCTGGGCGTCAGCGGCGTCACTCTCGGCTCGTTCCTGCGTCTCTCCGAAGCCGGACAGGTCGCCGGCGCCGCCAAGGCCCGCTCGGCGATCTTCATCAATCTGCCCGGCGGACCGTCCCACATGGATACGTTCGACCTCAAGCCGAACGCTTCGGACGAGTACCGCGGCGAATTCAGCCCGATCCAGACGAAGGTTCCCGGCATCGAGATCAGCGAGCACCTGCCCCGGCTCGCCTCGGCGATGGACAAGTTCGTGATCCTCCGGGGGGTGAGCCACACGCTCGCGGCTCACCGCCTGGGATCCGAATACGTCAATACCGGCAACAAGCCGCTCCCCTCGCTCGAGTTTCCCGGCTACGGTGCCGTGGTCACCCGTGAAATGGGTGGACCGCAGGATCTCCCGCCGTTCGTGTCGATTCCCAACTCGAACCAGCGGGCCGGTTACCTCGGCGTCAAGTACGCTCCGCTGCACACCAACTCCACGCCACAGCCGGGACGTCCCTTCTCGGTCCGCGGCATTTCGCTGGAGGACGGCCTGACGATCGAGGACGTCGAGAAGCGGAACAACCTGCTGAGCAAGCTGGACACCACGTTCGCCGGCTTCGAGAAGCACAACCAGCTTCTCGATGGTCTGGACCGGTTCTCGCAGCAGGCGTACTCGATGATCACGTCGAAGCGGGCTCGCGAAGCATTCGACGTCAGTAAGGAAGCCCCTTCGTTTGCCGGCAAGTTCGGCGAATCCCCCTTCGGCCAGAGCTGCCTGCTCGCGACGCGGCTGGTCGAAGCGGGCACCCGGTTCGTCACCATCTCGACGGGCGGCTGGGACACCCACCGTGATAACTGGGGCCGCCTGAAGGAGCGCCAGTTGCCGCCGTTCGACGAAGGTCTCGCCGCCCTGCTGGTCGGCCTGGAAGAAAAGGGACTGCTCGACTCGACGGCCGTCTACGTGACCGGCGAGTTCGGTCGGACGCCCAAGATCAACCAGGAACGGGGCGGCCGCGATCACTATCCGCGGTGCATGTTCATGCTGATGGCTGGCGGCGGCATCCAAGGCGGCCGTGTCCTCGGTGCTTCCAACGAGAACGCGACCGAGCCGGCCGGCGACGGCTTCAGCCCCGACGACGTTGCCGCCTCGTTCTACCACTCCCTCGGCATCGACCACACGAAGGAATACCACACGAACACCGGTCGTCCGGTCATGATTGTCCGCAACGGCAACGTGATCGACGAACTGTTCGCCTGA